The following coding sequences are from one Paenibacillus tundrae window:
- a CDS encoding ArpU family phage packaging/lysis transcriptional regulator, which yields MELLLPELDRRKTQTAVEAALEKYRIYKTIAFEEREVMVTASYAERFHGATNVTGDSTARTAIYNVDVQRARQAYCDTIDFIVSRLSEKERLLVCERYLKDEDVFDYKVYNHVFDPPVSKDTYTKIRTRAFYKLALALSDRGLINVEPLSATRKERKKLG from the coding sequence ATGGAATTATTGTTACCCGAATTGGATCGCCGAAAAACACAGACTGCGGTTGAAGCTGCTCTGGAGAAGTATCGCATATACAAAACCATTGCGTTTGAAGAACGAGAAGTGATGGTGACTGCGAGCTATGCAGAACGCTTCCATGGTGCAACGAATGTAACCGGAGATTCAACGGCTCGAACAGCAATTTATAATGTGGATGTCCAGCGAGCGCGCCAAGCCTATTGTGATACGATTGATTTTATTGTCTCTCGTCTTAGTGAGAAAGAGCGTCTGCTTGTGTGCGAACGTTATTTGAAGGATGAAGATGTGTTCGATTATAAAGTATATAACCACGTGTTCGACCCTCCTGTAAGTAAGGATACGTATACGAAGATTCGAACGCGTGCCTTCTATAAGTTGGCTCTTGCTTTATCCGATCGAGGGTTAATTAATGTAGAGCCGTTATCGGCAACACGCAAGGAACGTAAGAAGCTGGGGTAA
- a CDS encoding response regulator, with protein MPIRILLADDHAMVRRGLHVFLSTQSDMVVVGEASDGQEALQQAAELEPDVVLMDLHMPVLDGIETARQLRVLTPNIRIIVLTSFSDQDHVVPAVRAGVKGYLLKDIEPEDLAVAIRNVHAGQVELHPAAAGQLMHVMASAELSMNEQQLSLKQTEQKSVQEQRQDKEKDKEAQASAQELDTLTRREREVLGLIAQGLSNKEIAAQLVITEKTVKTHVSHLLDKLGLSDRTQAAIHAVRKGWVV; from the coding sequence ATGCCGATTAGGATTTTGCTTGCGGATGACCATGCGATGGTCAGGCGTGGGCTTCATGTTTTTCTATCCACACAGTCCGATATGGTTGTCGTTGGCGAGGCATCTGATGGACAGGAAGCGTTGCAACAAGCAGCAGAGCTGGAGCCGGACGTGGTGTTAATGGATCTGCATATGCCTGTACTTGATGGAATAGAAACAGCTAGACAGCTTCGAGTGCTTACGCCTAATATTCGAATCATTGTGCTCACATCGTTCTCAGACCAGGATCATGTTGTACCTGCTGTACGTGCTGGGGTCAAAGGATATTTGTTAAAAGACATCGAACCAGAGGATCTGGCGGTGGCGATCCGCAATGTACATGCAGGTCAGGTGGAGCTTCATCCGGCGGCGGCCGGTCAACTCATGCATGTCATGGCTTCTGCTGAACTATCTATGAATGAACAGCAGTTATCGTTGAAGCAGACAGAGCAAAAGTCTGTACAAGAGCAACGCCAGGATAAAGAAAAGGATAAGGAAGCCCAAGCATCCGCACAGGAACTTGATACGCTGACCCGTCGTGAACGGGAGGTGCTGGGGCTTATCGCTCAGGGGTTGAGTAATAAAGAAATTGCAGCCCAGCTAGTCATTACTGAGAAAACAGTAAAAACACATGTTAGTCATCTATTGGATAAATTAGGGCTATCGGATCGTACCCAAGCTGCGATCCATGCGGTCCGCAAAGGATGGGTGGTCTGA
- a CDS encoding VOC family protein, producing MIKGIFETHLNVTDLERSHHFYEQVVGLEHAYGQPERGNSFYWVGGRGNAMLGLWQKEPANVQRQHFAFHVSLEDMKQAVPYLEAKGITTRNFLDDDIGGLYVFGWMPAVSVYFTDPDGHSLEFISMLPDEAKPELGMVPWSTWERMHGRM from the coding sequence ATGATTAAAGGTATATTTGAGACCCATCTGAATGTAACAGATCTGGAGAGATCTCATCATTTTTACGAACAGGTCGTAGGTCTGGAACATGCATATGGACAGCCCGAGCGAGGGAACTCCTTTTACTGGGTCGGTGGTAGAGGAAACGCAATGTTGGGACTTTGGCAAAAGGAACCTGCTAACGTTCAGCGGCAGCATTTTGCTTTTCATGTGTCCTTAGAGGATATGAAACAAGCTGTCCCTTATCTGGAGGCTAAGGGTATTACGACGCGTAATTTCTTAGATGATGACATTGGCGGATTGTACGTGTTTGGCTGGATGCCTGCTGTGTCGGTGTATTTCACCGATCCAGATGGGCACTCGCTTGAATTCATATCCATGCTGCCAGACGAAGCGAAGCCTGAGCTGGGCATGGTACCGTGGAGTACGTGGGAACGCATGCATGGACGCATGTAG
- a CDS encoding DUF4127 family protein has protein sequence MKKVLYVPLDDRPANLDDVIVQGKAAGLHIVTPNRKDIQNRLDSEKTVDGTTLLGTSTPQYGKPSNIHDFILEHAAEVEGFIISSDMLAYGGLIGSRELRENGGGDYPNYDQETTRLLDVIRVIKEKYPCKPVYVMDTIMRLATTSFADGLALDAYNESRALMQQPRQTFTAFEDIIQGYNVSPDSTEYGETTYFDKEQYYNTRQHKFKTNLYILDQLARKGYIDFLAVGVDDANTQGVQINEIRYVENRINEWLGGVAGQNPDRAIILPDADGLGHSLLARMANQLIRDGAKTRYAVTYFGPHGNTIVNTYEYMNVHENVARHIDIVGGVLVADSAYPVPETDTDLVKGENVRQDGVAPQAATFDVASELDRMTRHSHKNKSEPNLEIVAITALEEVEAAVERINANSEEGVPTVVIDFVGKGPANVDVAEALLNSPHTGRVLGYSAWNTPGNKIGIAVGMGQSRYAFITKETNASALEEAMSAHGSLLFKRFQKDYYYKAVAIADIRTYSRAHALYTNVATLADQNMLLFNSSEDYEHLQSLLRDLMQTYTTTLAAKPAFAQGNDAVVQLEDGESSYAKYQNAELEYTNPDFIWGRAFEITLNPQVTLVSI, from the coding sequence ATGAAAAAAGTATTGTATGTCCCACTCGATGATCGTCCAGCCAACCTGGATGACGTCATTGTACAAGGTAAAGCAGCCGGTCTCCATATCGTTACACCGAACCGGAAGGACATCCAAAATCGCTTGGATTCGGAGAAAACGGTAGATGGCACCACATTACTTGGTACATCTACACCTCAGTATGGCAAGCCGTCCAATATTCACGATTTTATTCTGGAGCATGCTGCTGAAGTTGAAGGTTTCATTATTTCAAGCGATATGCTGGCTTATGGTGGTCTCATTGGTAGCCGCGAGCTTCGTGAGAACGGAGGCGGTGACTATCCGAACTATGATCAGGAGACGACGCGGTTGTTGGATGTAATTCGTGTTATCAAAGAGAAATATCCATGTAAACCCGTTTACGTAATGGACACAATCATGCGACTTGCGACCACTTCATTTGCAGATGGGCTTGCACTTGATGCCTATAATGAATCGCGAGCATTGATGCAACAGCCTCGTCAGACGTTTACTGCTTTTGAAGATATTATTCAGGGGTATAACGTGTCTCCTGATTCTACAGAGTATGGTGAGACGACCTATTTTGATAAAGAACAATACTATAATACGAGACAGCATAAATTTAAAACGAATCTGTATATCCTTGATCAGCTGGCACGTAAGGGATACATTGATTTTCTCGCGGTTGGTGTGGATGATGCCAATACACAAGGCGTACAGATTAACGAGATTCGTTATGTGGAGAATCGAATTAACGAATGGCTTGGCGGAGTAGCTGGGCAGAATCCAGACCGTGCGATCATTCTTCCGGATGCCGATGGTTTGGGGCATTCGTTGTTAGCTCGTATGGCGAATCAATTGATTCGTGATGGTGCAAAAACACGTTATGCAGTTACCTACTTTGGCCCGCATGGTAATACCATCGTGAACACCTATGAATATATGAATGTGCATGAGAATGTAGCCCGTCATATTGATATCGTGGGTGGTGTGCTTGTTGCTGATTCTGCATATCCAGTTCCAGAGACGGATACTGATCTTGTCAAAGGCGAGAACGTTAGGCAGGATGGCGTTGCGCCTCAAGCTGCAACGTTTGATGTTGCCTCCGAACTCGATCGAATGACCAGACATTCTCATAAGAACAAATCAGAGCCTAACTTAGAAATTGTGGCGATTACGGCATTGGAAGAGGTAGAGGCTGCTGTTGAGCGAATTAACGCCAATAGTGAAGAAGGTGTGCCCACAGTTGTGATTGATTTTGTAGGTAAAGGCCCGGCGAATGTAGATGTAGCTGAAGCGCTGCTGAATAGCCCACACACCGGTCGAGTTCTAGGGTATAGTGCGTGGAATACACCAGGCAATAAGATCGGGATTGCGGTTGGCATGGGACAATCTCGCTATGCCTTTATTACGAAAGAAACGAATGCTTCTGCACTAGAGGAAGCGATGAGTGCTCATGGATCACTACTGTTTAAACGTTTCCAGAAGGATTACTACTACAAAGCAGTTGCGATTGCAGATATTCGCACATATTCCCGTGCTCATGCCCTCTATACCAACGTGGCTACGCTTGCGGATCAGAATATGCTTTTGTTCAATTCCAGTGAGGACTACGAACATCTACAATCGTTGCTAAGAGATTTAATGCAGACATACACAACGACACTTGCCGCTAAACCTGCATTTGCCCAAGGTAATGATGCAGTGGTTCAGTTGGAAGATGGGGAAAGCTCCTATGCTAAGTATCAAAATGCAGAGTTGGAGTATACCAATCCGGACTTCATCTGGGGACGCGCATTTGAAATTACGCTGAACCCCCAAGTTACATTGGTGTCTATTTAG
- a CDS encoding GAF domain-containing sensor histidine kinase, translated as MSEEGRMQEMYTLKTIAETLNTSNDLSTMLDTVIGKLLGLTGLTTGWLFLIGERGEYSFMADYNLPPALQRQEKQPMRCGTCWCLNRFWDGRLDNAVNVLNCKRLEDAREYQWGDTYDITHHATVPLRSGEKMLGLLNVAAPNKEHFSESELALLQAVAYQIGSAIERMRLYRAEQRRADLFTKLGGFSSALGLAVNECKHLDSLAETTVSLLGQHYDWPFAALLKLREDRLVVQAAHVVGALQQRSLYEDFPSDGLNGLQRAIELHRVTKLSASEVQEIATSSARVLPVPVLSSGLAVPILSIIPGEVGVLVVGYARSSILPQADHEVLEAIAEHITASWESLKLAEQRRELARLEERNRLARDLHDSVNQILFSLSLTAKGAESMMLGSAELEPIREAMKDVRSLSQEALKEMRALIMQLRPAGLEKGLMSALQEYGAGQGLQVVVQRSGMGSLPRSVEDGLWRIGQEALNNVRKHAGVDAAEIILHLSDREVTLSVTDRGKGGAKRRGALSTRSLGLSIMKERAQALGGRLELVSSARKGTMVTVVVPLTSER; from the coding sequence ATGTCTGAAGAAGGTAGGATGCAGGAGATGTACACCCTGAAGACGATTGCGGAGACGCTGAATACCTCGAACGACCTGAGTACGATGCTGGATACCGTTATAGGCAAGTTATTGGGTCTTACGGGGCTGACAACAGGATGGCTATTTCTGATTGGGGAACGCGGAGAATATTCGTTCATGGCAGACTATAATTTGCCACCTGCACTTCAGCGTCAAGAGAAGCAACCGATGCGATGTGGCACGTGTTGGTGTCTGAATCGCTTCTGGGATGGACGACTGGACAATGCTGTTAATGTTCTTAACTGCAAACGACTTGAGGATGCGCGTGAATATCAATGGGGAGATACCTACGATATCACCCATCATGCAACGGTACCTCTGCGATCTGGTGAGAAGATGTTAGGGCTGCTCAATGTAGCTGCCCCGAACAAAGAGCACTTTAGTGAAAGTGAACTGGCACTATTACAAGCAGTAGCTTATCAGATCGGCAGTGCGATTGAGCGAATGCGGTTATATCGTGCTGAGCAGAGGCGAGCAGATCTATTTACGAAGCTAGGCGGATTCAGCAGTGCGTTAGGACTCGCGGTGAATGAGTGTAAGCATTTGGATTCGCTGGCCGAGACAACGGTTAGTCTGCTAGGACAACATTATGATTGGCCATTTGCGGCATTGCTGAAACTCAGAGAGGATCGTTTGGTTGTTCAGGCTGCACATGTTGTGGGAGCCTTGCAGCAACGATCATTATATGAAGATTTTCCTTCGGATGGACTGAACGGTCTACAGCGTGCCATTGAACTTCATCGCGTTACGAAATTATCCGCCTCAGAGGTTCAAGAGATAGCTACAAGCAGTGCACGGGTGTTACCTGTACCTGTTCTATCTTCAGGCCTCGCCGTCCCCATTCTGAGTATTATTCCGGGAGAGGTTGGTGTATTAGTCGTTGGTTATGCTCGATCCAGCATTCTCCCTCAGGCGGATCATGAGGTTCTTGAGGCAATTGCTGAACACATTACTGCGTCGTGGGAAAGCTTGAAACTTGCTGAACAACGGCGTGAGTTGGCTCGATTGGAAGAACGGAATCGCTTGGCACGGGATCTGCATGATTCGGTCAACCAGATTCTATTTTCTTTGTCCTTGACGGCGAAGGGAGCTGAGAGCATGATGTTGGGTTCTGCAGAGCTTGAGCCTATTCGAGAGGCAATGAAGGACGTTCGTTCTCTCTCACAAGAAGCGCTGAAGGAAATGCGAGCACTGATTATGCAGCTGCGACCGGCCGGCTTAGAGAAGGGGCTAATGAGTGCATTGCAGGAATATGGTGCAGGACAGGGACTGCAGGTGGTTGTCCAGCGTTCTGGTATGGGGAGCCTGCCCCGAAGTGTTGAAGACGGGCTATGGCGAATCGGACAGGAAGCCCTTAATAATGTACGTAAGCATGCTGGTGTAGACGCGGCTGAGATCATCCTACATTTGAGTGATCGTGAGGTAACATTAAGCGTAACCGATCGTGGGAAAGGTGGAGCCAAGCGGCGCGGAGCTTTGTCCACTCGCTCTCTCGGATTATCGATTATGAAGGAACGTGCTCAAGCGTTGGGAGGCCGATTGGAACTTGTGAGCTCCGCTCGCAAAGGAACAATGGTAACGGTGGTCGTCCCGCTTACGTCTGAACGGTAG
- a CDS encoding NADPH-dependent FMN reductase, with protein sequence MKFIVVAGSNRKNATSTRLGEYVIQAIHGQGHEASLFDLYQTPVPFYAADEKLDDDLHLADLKARVLAADAIILATPEYHGSISGVLKNALDHLGQSYFSGKPVLSISSSGGAVGVSALLQLQAIVRNMHGINASEWISIGGAQRRRFEATYDGYEEYEGSQDIEERIQRVLGSFLHLAEAITSARK encoded by the coding sequence ATGAAGTTTATTGTTGTGGCAGGAAGTAACCGTAAAAATGCGACCAGTACACGTCTGGGAGAATATGTGATTCAAGCTATTCATGGTCAAGGACATGAAGCGAGCCTGTTCGATTTATATCAAACACCGGTTCCTTTCTACGCGGCGGATGAGAAACTCGACGATGATCTACATTTGGCTGATCTGAAGGCTCGAGTGCTCGCGGCAGACGCCATTATTTTAGCTACGCCAGAGTACCATGGAAGCATAAGCGGTGTGCTCAAAAATGCACTGGATCACCTAGGTCAATCCTATTTCAGCGGGAAGCCTGTGTTGTCCATTAGCTCATCGGGAGGTGCTGTAGGCGTAAGTGCGCTACTACAGTTACAAGCGATTGTGCGGAATATGCATGGGATCAATGCATCGGAGTGGATTTCTATTGGCGGAGCACAGCGTAGAAGATTCGAGGCAACATACGATGGATACGAGGAATATGAAGGAAGTCAAGATATTGAAGAACGGATTCAACGTGTACTTGGTTCATTTTTGCATCTAGCAGAGGCCATCACGTCTGCACGTAAATAA
- a CDS encoding phage tail sheath family protein, producing the protein MAGGTWEQTNRPVLPGLYMNFQAAAASSIQAGNRGTVVVPVKANWGPAGTFVEVGSESAIERIFSAGARDNGTAYTSLKLALLGGPKKLLAYRVVGEMAKAGSLTLKDRNDEDVLQLDAKYVGDRSNDFYVTIQPGIIDNTKHEVRLFEGNRMLYALVTANITGAALAEQINADENNVWVTAVAIGDGTGEVATVAGASFKGGVSGNDSLTNADYIAVQEALEGEQFDVLALDQAADAPLLASFGAWVKRVRNEGKPVIAVFGGSAADDTSANAAQKASARSAQLNHEGVVNVGTGVRLGDTFYSSAETSAYVAGLIAGQRLNESTTYASTPFDDVTRRWTRAEQEQAVQNGVFIFFHDGRQVKALRGVNTLVAPVAGQNNAWKKIRSIRVMDAINVDLQRSAEDTYIGKVNNTEEGRQALIGAMKAYLALLAQSNVIEASGYDVVLDPAYYGTAPILKPEADQVYLQWNVKLTDVMEQLFGTFYVQ; encoded by the coding sequence ATGGCAGGCGGAACATGGGAGCAGACGAATCGTCCGGTACTTCCGGGCTTATATATGAATTTTCAGGCGGCGGCAGCATCGTCCATTCAGGCAGGAAATCGTGGAACTGTTGTAGTACCAGTGAAGGCAAACTGGGGGCCGGCGGGGACTTTTGTAGAAGTGGGCAGCGAATCAGCGATTGAACGGATTTTCTCAGCGGGTGCACGGGACAATGGGACAGCATATACTTCCCTGAAGCTTGCGTTACTCGGTGGACCGAAGAAGCTGTTAGCCTATCGGGTCGTGGGGGAAATGGCGAAGGCGGGAAGCCTTACGCTTAAGGATCGGAACGACGAAGATGTGCTGCAATTGGATGCCAAGTATGTAGGGGATCGGAGTAACGATTTCTACGTCACGATTCAACCTGGCATCATCGATAATACGAAGCATGAAGTGCGCCTCTTCGAAGGAAATCGCATGTTGTACGCGTTGGTGACAGCAAATATCACAGGTGCAGCTCTTGCAGAACAGATCAATGCGGATGAGAACAACGTATGGGTAACGGCAGTAGCGATTGGAGATGGTACGGGCGAGGTTGCCACCGTTGCTGGTGCATCATTCAAAGGCGGTGTGAGCGGTAATGACAGTCTGACCAATGCGGATTACATTGCCGTACAAGAGGCGCTCGAGGGAGAACAATTCGATGTATTGGCTCTGGATCAAGCTGCGGATGCTCCTCTACTTGCAAGCTTTGGCGCATGGGTCAAGCGTGTACGTAATGAGGGTAAGCCGGTTATTGCCGTATTTGGCGGTTCCGCAGCAGATGATACATCGGCGAATGCTGCTCAGAAGGCATCGGCACGTTCAGCGCAGTTGAACCATGAGGGTGTCGTTAACGTGGGTACGGGGGTGCGTTTGGGGGACACCTTCTATAGCTCGGCTGAGACATCTGCGTATGTTGCAGGTCTGATCGCAGGTCAGCGTTTGAACGAATCCACCACGTATGCATCAACTCCGTTCGATGATGTAACACGTCGCTGGACACGGGCTGAACAGGAGCAGGCTGTGCAGAATGGTGTGTTTATTTTCTTCCACGATGGTCGTCAGGTGAAAGCACTGCGTGGTGTGAATACACTAGTTGCACCCGTGGCTGGACAGAATAATGCATGGAAAAAAATCCGTTCCATTCGTGTGATGGATGCCATTAACGTAGACCTGCAGCGTTCTGCGGAGGACACGTACATCGGTAAAGTGAATAATACGGAGGAAGGTCGCCAGGCATTGATTGGGGCGATGAAAGCCTATCTGGCACTGCTCGCGCAGAGCAATGTGATCGAGGCATCAGGATACGATGTTGTTCTCGATCCGGCGTATTATGGAACGGCTCCAATTCTGAAGCCGGAAGCAGATCAGGTGTATTTGCAGTGGAATGTGAAGTTGACGGATGTAATGGAGCAATTATTCGGCACTTTTTATGTGCAATAA
- a CDS encoding VOC family protein translates to MVFEEVTLYTARLKDIKPFYKDTLGMTIVDESEHSFTIQVGQTRMVFMQNETNEEPFYHFAWMIPSNLFQEAKEWVTSRVPLSLQDGQDQTYSMNWNAHSLYFEDPAGNILEFIAHHSAHNERQHAFSTADILKVCEVGIVCEDVLAKVSELERMGIKRWGEISNTFAPMGDMNGLFIVVKKERIWFFSEQKAQVHALEVVVQDVGKLQM, encoded by the coding sequence ATGGTATTTGAAGAGGTTACGTTATACACTGCACGGTTGAAAGATATTAAACCGTTCTATAAGGATACGTTAGGCATGACAATTGTCGATGAATCTGAGCATTCATTTACGATTCAAGTTGGACAGACAAGAATGGTATTTATGCAAAACGAAACGAACGAGGAGCCCTTCTATCACTTTGCATGGATGATACCTTCGAATCTCTTTCAGGAAGCAAAGGAATGGGTAACTTCTCGGGTTCCGCTTAGTCTGCAAGATGGTCAAGATCAGACGTACTCTATGAACTGGAACGCCCATTCACTTTATTTTGAAGACCCCGCAGGTAATATTCTAGAATTCATCGCCCATCATTCGGCGCATAATGAACGGCAGCATGCTTTCTCAACCGCTGATATATTGAAGGTATGTGAGGTAGGCATCGTATGCGAAGATGTGCTGGCAAAAGTGAGTGAATTGGAGCGGATGGGGATTAAGCGATGGGGAGAGATCAGTAATACCTTTGCGCCGATGGGAGATATGAATGGTCTATTCATTGTTGTGAAAAAAGAACGGATCTGGTTCTTCTCCGAGCAAAAAGCACAGGTACATGCACTTGAGGTCGTCGTCCAAGACGTCGGAAAGCTTCAAATGTAG
- a CDS encoding 5'-nucleotidase C-terminal domain-containing protein: MKIWKNYVSLLLTVCLLFGSVGMAAAADTTPGTGKHITILHTNDTHARAVESSPAMGFAKVAGIADKYRSENPNTLLLDAGDAVHGTTFATLVNGESIVKVMNEMGYQAIVPGNHEFNYGSERLLELADMMNFPMISGNVKKKDGTRLFEPYLIQEVDGVKIGIIALSTPETMYKTNPKNVEGLDITDPTAEAKVLVNEIRSKVDVVVVLGHLGQDASSTDTSLKVVKEVPGIDVFIDGHSHTVLQDGLVSDHGTLIASAGEYTNYVGVIDLWVDAGKVTKKQAALIDEAAAKDIKPNEKVATLVNSIQKEQEPILKEEVANTAVLLDGKREQVRAGETNLGDLLADAIRDVSGADIALTNGGGIRASIETGVVTKGDVITVLPFGNQVVTIDVKGSDVVAALENGVGSYPEPSGGFPQVSGITFSIDPSQDKGNRVHSVMVGDQALDPEATYTLATNDFTAVGGDEYTMFAKYPTTGMYGALDEALIEYMQQLGAVDIKTDGRIKEAALPAAEPEAPVTETPAPVTPKPETPKPEAPSKPTPSKPAPAKVHVVKSGDTLYSISKQYGTTWQALQKLNKIKNPHWIYPGQSLKLPAAS; this comes from the coding sequence ATGAAAATCTGGAAGAATTACGTTTCACTTCTGCTAACGGTCTGTTTGCTGTTTGGCAGTGTAGGCATGGCTGCGGCTGCGGATACCACTCCGGGCACAGGCAAGCACATTACCATTCTACATACGAATGATACACATGCACGCGCAGTTGAATCCTCACCTGCGATGGGTTTTGCTAAAGTAGCTGGAATTGCGGACAAATACCGTAGCGAAAACCCAAATACCCTCCTGCTTGATGCTGGAGATGCTGTACACGGCACAACGTTTGCCACACTGGTTAACGGTGAGAGCATCGTCAAAGTCATGAACGAAATGGGCTACCAAGCAATCGTACCTGGTAACCACGAATTCAATTACGGCTCCGAACGCCTACTTGAGCTTGCGGACATGATGAACTTCCCTATGATTAGTGGTAACGTGAAGAAGAAAGACGGCACTCGTCTATTTGAACCGTACCTCATCCAAGAAGTGGATGGCGTGAAAATCGGTATTATTGCGCTGTCCACACCGGAAACGATGTACAAAACGAATCCGAAAAATGTAGAAGGTCTTGATATCACAGATCCTACTGCGGAAGCTAAAGTGCTTGTGAATGAAATTCGCAGCAAAGTAGATGTTGTCGTTGTATTGGGACATCTTGGACAAGATGCATCCAGTACAGATACGAGTCTCAAAGTAGTGAAAGAAGTGCCTGGCATTGATGTATTCATCGATGGTCACAGCCACACTGTACTGCAAGATGGTCTGGTTTCCGATCATGGAACACTGATTGCTAGTGCAGGGGAATATACGAACTACGTAGGGGTTATTGACCTGTGGGTAGATGCTGGTAAAGTAACGAAAAAACAAGCTGCATTGATTGATGAAGCAGCAGCAAAAGATATTAAACCCAATGAGAAAGTTGCCACTTTGGTGAACTCCATTCAGAAAGAACAAGAACCAATCCTGAAAGAAGAAGTAGCTAACACAGCTGTTCTGCTGGACGGTAAGCGTGAACAAGTTCGTGCAGGGGAAACAAACCTTGGCGACCTGCTTGCAGATGCTATTCGTGACGTAAGTGGTGCAGATATTGCGCTGACAAATGGTGGCGGCATTCGTGCTTCCATTGAAACAGGAGTAGTAACTAAAGGTGACGTTATTACCGTTCTTCCTTTTGGTAACCAGGTTGTAACGATTGATGTGAAGGGTTCCGATGTTGTAGCTGCTCTTGAAAATGGCGTAGGCTCCTACCCTGAACCAAGTGGTGGTTTCCCGCAAGTATCTGGTATCACATTCAGCATTGATCCTTCCCAAGACAAAGGAAACCGCGTGCATTCCGTGATGGTTGGAGATCAAGCACTGGATCCAGAAGCTACGTATACACTGGCTACAAATGACTTTACAGCTGTTGGTGGTGACGAATACACAATGTTCGCGAAATACCCAACAACTGGCATGTACGGTGCATTGGATGAAGCATTGATTGAATACATGCAACAACTCGGCGCTGTAGATATCAAAACTGATGGTCGGATCAAAGAAGCTGCATTGCCTGCAGCTGAACCAGAAGCTCCAGTAACAGAAACACCAGCTCCGGTTACACCAAAACCAGAAACACCTAAACCAGAAGCACCTTCCAAACCTACACCAAGCAAGCCAGCACCAGCTAAAGTGCATGTTGTTAAATCGGGAGATACCTTGTACTCCATCTCCAAACAATATGGCACTACATGGCAAGCT
- a CDS encoding ImmA/IrrE family metallo-endopeptidase has translation MDDIVTKLIRKHRTNCPFSIARALGIHIRFTNLGKSTKGLYFRKLRRRFIVIHNDLAPEWQRFVCAHELGHDRLHKGINRFFLEEHSYFAPGKLERQANLFAIQLLTSGVTPEPDESLEKYCLRTGLPREVQHFFYPN, from the coding sequence ATGGATGACATTGTAACAAAGCTGATTCGAAAACACCGGACCAACTGCCCTTTCAGCATTGCGAGAGCCCTTGGAATACACATCCGATTCACCAATCTCGGAAAGTCTACCAAAGGTTTGTATTTTCGTAAGCTGCGACGCAGATTTATTGTGATTCACAATGACCTGGCTCCAGAATGGCAACGTTTTGTGTGCGCTCATGAACTGGGGCATGACCGATTGCATAAAGGCATCAACCGTTTCTTTCTAGAGGAGCACTCCTATTTTGCACCTGGCAAGCTGGAAAGACAGGCGAATCTTTTTGCCATTCAGCTCTTAACCTCAGGGGTAACTCCAGAGCCCGATGAATCACTTGAAAAATATTGCTTACGAACAGGACTGCCTCGTGAAGTGCAGCATTTTTTTTACCCCAACTAA
- a CDS encoding helix-turn-helix domain-containing protein, giving the protein MVEHAFGSYLKQLRELQGYSINQLADSAGISNSQISRIENGVRGVPKPATIRKLADALSVPYAEMMKQAGYMEEMNTTTDALVTPEWATYKDRRDFKKMLEDEDDLMFDGIPLDDEDKKRIKDVLTGLFWEAKQMNKRKKTTDPDENK; this is encoded by the coding sequence ATTGTGGAGCATGCTTTTGGATCTTACCTCAAACAACTGCGAGAGTTGCAAGGCTATAGTATCAATCAGCTAGCAGATTCCGCAGGAATTAGTAACTCGCAGATTTCACGCATTGAGAATGGGGTGCGCGGTGTTCCCAAACCGGCAACTATTCGCAAATTGGCAGATGCCCTCTCCGTTCCTTATGCAGAGATGATGAAGCAAGCTGGTTATATGGAAGAAATGAATACCACAACGGATGCACTAGTCACACCTGAGTGGGCAACCTATAAGGATCGTCGAGACTTTAAGAAAATGCTGGAGGATGAGGATGATCTCATGTTTGATGGCATACCGCTGGATGACGAGGACAAGAAGCGTATTAAGGATGTTCTAACAGGACTATTCTGGGAAGCTAAGCAGATGAACAAACGCAAGAAAACAACGGATCCAGATGAGAATAAATGA